A stretch of the Amycolatopsis sp. BJA-103 genome encodes the following:
- a CDS encoding tyrosine-type recombinase/integrase yields the protein MTGTCAEWHEEYRLALKHTERIGEETKESYYKEVGRFIRWWGPEKDIETADKTAVLRYVTYNRDERNLTAATRRMRLFCLLDFYRYVCKEEDSGVTGNPIDGIEFPVPKQQPPEIIPDDDLVALLDTAAGSSFVARRDTAIIRMLVDTGTRRKELCGVDLVDVDRGHQQVKVLGKGGLFRLIPYGAKTALALQKYLRARGQRQIGSEPALFVATRPNPRGSFRLSGSGVYEMIKRRAERAGLPDTWPHKVRHTWAHDLLANGASEQDLERLGGWAPGSMMVKWYGSSAADERARDRHRALARGDRL from the coding sequence GTGACCGGGACATGCGCCGAATGGCACGAGGAGTACCGCCTCGCCCTCAAGCACACCGAGCGGATCGGCGAAGAAACCAAGGAGTCCTACTACAAGGAGGTCGGGCGGTTCATTCGGTGGTGGGGCCCTGAGAAGGACATCGAGACCGCAGACAAGACAGCCGTACTCAGGTACGTCACTTACAACCGGGACGAGCGCAATCTCACCGCGGCCACGCGCCGGATGCGCCTGTTCTGCTTGCTCGATTTCTACCGTTACGTCTGCAAGGAAGAAGACAGCGGCGTCACGGGGAACCCGATCGATGGGATCGAGTTCCCCGTCCCGAAACAGCAACCGCCTGAAATCATCCCCGACGACGACCTCGTCGCGTTACTCGATACCGCGGCAGGATCGTCCTTTGTGGCCAGACGCGATACCGCGATCATTCGCATGCTGGTCGACACAGGCACGCGCCGGAAAGAGCTATGCGGCGTCGACCTTGTTGACGTCGACCGCGGGCACCAACAGGTCAAGGTGCTCGGCAAGGGCGGCCTCTTTCGCCTCATCCCGTACGGCGCCAAGACCGCGCTTGCGCTCCAAAAGTACCTCCGAGCCCGCGGGCAACGTCAGATCGGCTCAGAACCTGCCTTGTTCGTTGCGACGCGACCAAACCCACGAGGATCGTTCCGGCTAAGCGGCAGCGGCGTCTACGAAATGATCAAACGCCGAGCGGAGCGCGCCGGCCTTCCGGACACATGGCCGCACAAGGTGCGCCACACGTGGGCGCATGACCTGCTCGCGAATGGCGCGTCCGAGCAGGATCTCGAACGCCTCGGCGGCTGGGCGCCTGGTTCCATGATGGTGAAGTGGTACGGGTCCTCAGCGGCCGACGAGCGGGCTCGCGACCGCCACCGGGCGTTGGCGCGCGGGGACCGCCTCTAG